Below is a window of Salvelinus alpinus chromosome 5, SLU_Salpinus.1, whole genome shotgun sequence DNA.
TGGATTATAAAAAGAGGTAGGCTAAAACAACAATTGCGGTGACAGTGAAACACGCGCTGTACTGTGTAGTTAATGTAGGTGTACGGGAGAAATGATGTCGCTCTCATTTTCATATCATCGCTGTCGAGAATGAATGGAGATCTGTAAGCCCGGAGAAGGGCAGATACAGAGAGAACTGCCTGGTGTTTGGCTTCACTTCACTTATTACAATTGTGTCCGGGAATACATTTTGGGTGCGACAGCGATCCAGCGATCTTGAATTGTTCCAGCGGCAGATCCTTCTATTGCATATATTAACCTGTTCCTCTTCTGGCCGTGGTTACCGGCGCTAGGCAGACGACCTGTCAGGATTACCGCAGAACTCATCACGCTGTACACGTGACCCCGGCAACACTCCCAGTGTGTCTGCAAGCAGGGAGACCCCCGTTTCCAATCTAACAAGTTACGAGACATGAGGATGGGGAGGACAAAAATATGATCTATCTATAAATCTATTATAatcctaaaaaataaaaaagaggtAAATGTAGAGATGAGGGCCTGGCTcgggaaaaaaatattttctttTCGACTGTAATTTGCAATTGTAAAACAAGAACAAGCGTttcgagaagaaaaaaaactcagTCATCCTCATTTTGTATTTCGAAGAACTGCAAGGGAATAGGAGATTAAAGAGATGTAACTTAGCCTTTTATGTCGTTAAGCAGTCTGCTAATTAGCCCGACGTTAAAAATAAAGGAGCTTTGGGGACGGAATTAATTTGGGGATGAAGAAAAGTTAATGGAGGGAGGAATAAAAAGgaataaatacggaataaaaataCAAGAGAAGGACAATGACCCCcttggggagagaaggagggtgggAGGGGGTCTCCTCATTATGTGTCGCTAGGATATGATGCAAGCAGCTCCTATCAGAGTACAGGAATGGCTTACTGCTCAACATAGAGATGTACTGTTATAGTGGCTTACTGCAGATGTACTGTTATAGTGGCTTACTGCAGATGTACTGTTATAGTGGCTTACTGCAGATGTACTGTTATAGTGGCTTACTGCAGATGTACTGTTATAGTGGCTTACTGCAGATGTACTGTTATAGTGGCTTACTGCAGATGTACTGTTATAGTGGCTTACTGCAGATGTACTGTTATAGTGGCTTACTGCAGATGTACTGTTATAGTGGCTACTGTAACACTAAGGAACAGAGGCCTCTGGGTAACTCTCCACTTCCTCATAGTTCTAGTGTGGAAGTGAGTAACACTGAGGAACAGGGGCCTCTCGATAACTCTCCACCTCCTCATAGTTCTAGTGTGGTAGTGAGTAACACTGAGGAACAGAGGCCTCTCGATAACTCTCCACGTCCTCATAGTTCTAGTGTGGTAGTGAGTAACACTGAGGAACAGGGGCCTCTGAATAACTCTCCACGTCCTCATAGTTCTAGTGTGGTAGTGAGTAACACTGAGGAACAGAGGCCTCTGAATAACTCTCCACCTCCTCATAGTTCTAGTGTGGTAGTGAGTAACACTGAGGAACAGAGGCCTCTGGGTAACTCTCCACGTCCTCATAGTTCTAGTGTGGTAGTGAGTAACACTGAGGAACAGAGGCCTCTGGGTAACTCTCCACCTCCTCATAGTTCTAGTGTGGTAGTGAGTAACACTGAGGAACAGAGGCCTCTCGATAACTCTCCACGTCCTCATAGTTCTAGTGTGGTAGTGAGTAACACTGAGGAACAGGGGCCTCTGAATAACTCTCCACGTCCTCATAGTTCTAGTGTGGTAGTGAGTAACACTGAGGAACAGAGGCCTCTGAATAACTCTCCACTTCCTCATAGTTCTAGTGTGGTAGTGAGTAACACTGAGGAACAGAGGCCTCTGAATAACTCTCCACTTCCTCATAGTTCTAGTGTGGTAGTGAGTAACACTGAGGAACAGAGGCCTCTGGGTAACTCTCCACTTCCTCATAGTTCTAGTGTGGTAGTGAGTAACACTGAGGAACAGAGGCCTCTGGATAACTCTCCACTTCCTCATAGTTCTAGTGTGGTAGTGAGTAACACTGAGGAACAGAGGCCTCTCAATAACTCTCCACTTCCTCATAGTTCTAGTGTGGTAGTGAGTAACACTGAGGAACAGAGGCCTCTGAATAACTCTCCACCTCCTCATAGTTCTAGTGTGGTAGTGAGTAACACTGAGGAACAGAGGCCTCTCAATAACTCTCCACTTCCTCATAGTTCTAGTGTGGTAGTGAGTAACACTGAGGAACAGAGGCCTCTGAATAACTCTCCACCTCCTCATAGTTCTAGTGTGGTAGTGAGTAACACTGAGGAACAGAGGCCTCTGGGTAACTCTCCACGTCCTCATAGTTCTAGTGTGGTAGTGAGTAACACTGAGGAACAGAGGCCTCTGGATAACTCTCCACTTCCTCATAGTTCTAGTGTGGTAGTGAGTAACACTGAGGAACAGAGGCCTCTCAATAACTCTCCACTTCCTCATAGTTCTAGTGTGGTAGTGAGTAACACTGAGGAACAGAGGCCTCTGGATAACTCTCCACTTCCTCATAGTTCTAGTGTGGTAGTGAGTAACAATGAGGAACAGGGGCCTCTCGATAACTCTCCACTTCCTCATAGTTCTAGTGTGGTAGTGAGTAACACTGAGGAACAGAGGCCTCTGGATAACTCTCCACTTCCTCATAGTTCTAGTGTGGTAGTGAGTAACACTGAGGAACAGAGGCCTCTCAATAACTCTCCACTTCCTCATAGTTCTAGTGTGGTAGTGAGTAACACTGAGGAACAGAGGCCTCTGGATAACTCTCCACTTCCTCATAGTTCTAGTGTGGTAGTGAGTAACAATGAGGAACAGGGGCCTCTCGATAACTCTCCACTTCCTCATAGTTCTAGTGTGGTAGTGAGTAACAATGAGGAACAGGGGCCTCTCGATAACTCTCCACTTCCTCATAGTTCTAGTGTGGTAGTGAGTAACAATGAGGAACAGGGGCCTCTCGATAACTCTCCACTTCCTCATAGTTCTAGTGTGGTAGTGAGTAACACTGAGGAACAGAGGCCTCTGAATAACTCTCCACGTCCTCATAGTTCTAGTGTGGTAGTGAGTAACACTGAGGAACAGGGGCCTCTCGATAACTCTCCACTTCCTCATAGTTCTAGTGTGGTAGTGAGTAACACTGAGGAACAGGGGCCTCTCGATAACTCTCCACTTCCTCATAGTTCTAGTGTGGTAGTGAGTAACAATGAGGAACAGGGGCCTCTGGATAACTCTCCACTTCCTCATAGTTCTAGTGTGGTAGTGAGTAACACTGAGGAACAGGGGCCTCTCGATAACTCTCCACTTCCTCATAGTTCTAGTGTGGTAGTGAGTAACACTGAGGAACAGAGGCCTCTGGATAACTCTCCACTTCCTCATAGTTCTAGTGTGGTAGTGAGTAACACTGAGGAACAGAGGCCTCTCGATAACTCTCCACTTCCTCATAGTTCTAGTGTGGTAGTGAGTAACACTGAGGAACAGGGGCCTCTCGATAACTCTCCACTTCCTCATAGTTCTAGTGTGGTAGTGAGTAACAATGAGGAACAGAGGCCTCTGGATAACTCTCCACTTCCTCATAGTTCTAGTGTGGTAGTGAGTAACACTGAGGAACAGAGGCCTCTGGGTAACTCTCCACGTCCTCATAGTTCTAGTGTGGTAGTGAGTAACACTGAGGAACAGAGGCCTCTGGGTAACTCTCCACTTCCTCATAGTTCTAGTGTGGTAGTGAGTAACACTGAGGAACAGAGGCCTCTCGATAACTCCACAGTTCCTTCTCCACTGTAATGGAGCACCATGTATAATTCATCGCCCTGCACGTCCCCCAAGTTAATGTTGCCCTGGGCCCTGTTTATCTCTGCTTTGTACTTTGTTTAAAGCCAGTTGTTGACAACTCTTGAACATGTCAAACTATCACCGCTAATAATTGCTTAAGGAGCTGGAACTTTCGCAAATGTTGGTTCCAGCACAAAACccattcttcttctctctctcacacgctctctctctctctcttcctccccgtGCCGAAACTCTTTCAGATGAATTTTTGATTCCTCTCCGCATTGACTCTTAACACAGATTCCCTCTTGTAATTCAAAGCAATAGCtgtaagtgaaataataaaacagaaTAATGTAGCAGCAGGCTTCCCGAGCTGCGCTCCGCTTTCTGTGTTTCATGTTCGCTGGGAAATACTGTCAAGATCCGCTCTTTTCTTTCCTCCTTGTctttctttttttgggggggagttcagtttctttctttctcttttttttttgttCTTGACCCAAGCATCCTGAAGAGGCTGCTGGTGGAGTTATGAATATGTTATGCAGTTGAAGATGAATAGGTACCAGCAGGGCCCCAGGCAGGATCTACCTATTTCGGTGGGTCAATGCCATTTCTCCTCAGATCCCGTCTCCGCCACTCAAACGGAGCTGCCAGTTGATTAATCCCTATTAGACTGCCTGTCACTTTCCTCCGCTGAcgcggaggagggaggagggaggagcggGAAACACACCGTCCCCTGTGAGGTAGGGAGAAGCGGGGAACTACACCATTACACTGTCCCCTGTCACCATCCCCTGTCATCGTCCCCTGTCACCGTCCCCTGTCACCGTCCCCTGTCACCGTCCCCTGTCACTGTCCCCTGATCCCTCCATCAGGATCGGACGCGAAGCTAAAAAGTGTAAAAGGATCGCtgtgagtgggagggagagaagatcCTTCCATATTTCTCTTTTCTGTGTGTcttgctctatctctctctctttctctttctctctttctctctctctctctctctctctttctctttctctctctctctctctctctctctctctctctctctctctctctctctctctctctctctttctctctctctgtctcttccttcagACAGAGAAGAATAATGAGGCAGGAGGATGCTCATCAGTCAGTCACAGAAAGAGTAGTTTCTCTTCAGGGCTCCAGTCCTCTGACAGACAGCTTCCCATGTCCCCGTTCCTCCCAGTAGAGGAAGAGAACCAGACTGCTATCATTTTCTTTTCTTCTGTCTGTCAATTCAATATATTAATAGCAAACTCAGTACAAAATAACTGCACACAAAGAATTACAGAATATTAATCTTTACATTTAGAGCAACCTTTCAGTTTTTTTTTGAGTAAATGTTTTTAAAGGATTGGTTTATTCAGATATGATTCCGTTTATTCAAAGATATTCACACATTTGAAGAACATGCATTTACTAAATGCATCGCATTATTTCAATATCTCACTTTGTTTATAGGTAGATGTGTTTCTCCCATGACACCTTTTAACCTCAAAGTACTGCTAACATTCAAATGAATCCTCATGTCTGTCTTTTAAGGAGAGATGTTGTTGACTGTATATTTGTGTATAAACCCCACCATCTGCAGATGTCTGTGTGGGGTAATGAACAAGCAGAGAAGCAGGAGTCTCTCAgtagctgcagagagagagagagagagagagacagagagaaagagacagagacagagagagatagagagagagagagagagagagagagagagagagagagagagagagagagagagagagagagagagagagagagagagagagagagagagagagagagagagagagagagagagagcgacagagagagagacagagacagagagagcgacagagagagagagagagacagagagagcgacagagagagagagagagcgacagagagagagagagagcgacagagagacagagagtgagagagagagagagagagagagagtgagagagagagagagagagagagagagagagagagagagagagagagagagagagagagagagagagagagaggttagctGCTTTAATGTTCCTATATCTCCTGGGGGACTAAACAACAGCACTGTTTCTGTTTGGTTCTGTTTGGCACGTACACAACCTCTTCTGTCTTTGTATTAAACACATGAATAATTCATGTCTATTCCAATTGTGTGGGAAAGTGTCAATAGGGTATTTGCCCATTAACTATGAGACTGTAAATATTAGGAGCTACACAACAGATAATGCATGTTCTCTGAGAAAACATCAGCTACAAACAATgttcacaaacagatctggatgtTGGAGATTAAAGATACGCCGTCCTCGTAACCCCCCCCGTTTGGTTATTGTGAGCATGAAGGAACACCTGACAGATCAGGGGATCTCTAAAATAACACCAGCAAGACTTGAGGTACACACAATCTGATGAGGTACACACACAATCTGATGAGGTACACACACAATCTGATGAGGTACACGCACAATCTGATGAGGTACACGCACAATCTGATGAGGTACACGCACAATCTGATGAGGTACACGCACAATCTGATGAGGTACACGCACAATCTGATGAGGTACACGCACAGTCTGATGAGGTACACGCACAGTCTGATGAGGTACACGCACAATCTGATGAGGTACACGCACAATCTGATGAGGTACACACACAATCTTATGAGGTACACACGCAATCTGTTGAGGTACAAACGCAATCTGATGAGGTACACACAATCTGATGAGGTACACACAATCTGATGAGGTACACACACAATTTGATGAGGTACACACACAATCTGATGAGTTACACACAATCTGATGAGGTACACGCACAATCTGATGAGGTACACGCACAATCTGATGAGGTACACACAATCTGATGAGGTACACACACAATCTGATGAGGTACACACAATCTGATGAGGTACACACACAATATGATGAGGTACACACAATCTGATGAGGTACACACACAATCTGATGAGGTACACACACAATCTGATGAGGTACACACACAATCTGATGAGGTACACACAATCTGATGAGGTACACGCAATCTGATGAGGTACACACACAATCTGATGAGGTACACATGCAATCTGATGAGGTACACACAATCTGATGAGGTACACACAATCTGATGAGGTACACACAATCTGATGAGGTACACACAATCTGATGAATACCCAGGGAGATACAGTGCATTGTAACTCAGGGTAATTAGTTATTGCATACTGTACTTCCTCAACATcgtaggggaggggggggggcagcctGTTTgaatagtgagagagggggggtgtagtAAGTAAGACTGTGAGAACTTGTATAATTAAAAACATATTGTTTTCATTTAGAGTGTTTAATTAATTAAATGAGGATGAAAACAGATTGTAGCATACGTACACAGCCCTATAAAAGCCTGCGGAGCTGCTGGTTAGTTAACAGGAACCATGTGTTCAAAGGCAGGTGTTAAGGGGTTAGGGGTATTAGGGGGTTagggtgggttagggttattagGGGGTATTAGGGGGTTAGGGGTATTAGGGGTGGTtgggggttaggggggttaggggGTATTAGGGGGTATTAGGGGGTTAGGGGTATTAGGGGTGGTtgggggttaggggggttaggggGTATTAGGGAGGGTTGGTGGTTAGGGGGTGttagggggggttagggttaTTAGGGGGTATTAGGGGGTTAGGGGTATTAGGGGTGGTtgggggttaggggggttaggggtATTAGGGGGGATTGGTGGTTAGGGGGGttagggggggttagggttaTTAGGGGGTATTAGGGGGGATTGGTGGTTAGGGGGTGttagggggggttagggttaTTAGGGGGTATTAGGGGGTTAGGGGTATTAGGGGTGGTtgggggttaggggggttaggggtATTAGGGGGGATTGGTGGTTAGGGGGGttagggggggttagggttaTTAGGGGGTATTAGGGGGGATTGGTGGTTAGGGGGTGttagggggggttagggttaTTAGGGGGTATTAGGGGGTTAGGGGTATTAGGGGTGGTtgggggttaggggggttaggggGTATTAGGGGGGATTGGTGGTTAGGGGGTGttagggggggttagggttaTTAGGGGGTATTAGGGGGTTAGGGGTATTAGGGGTGGTtgggggttaggggggttaggggtATTAGGGGGGATTGGTGGTTAGGGGGGttagggggggttagggttaTTAGGGGGTATTAGGGGGGATTGGTGGTTAGGGGGTGttagggggggttagggttaTTAGGGGGTATTAGGGGGGATTGGTGGTTAGGGGGTGttagggggggttagggttaTTAGGGGGTATTAGGGGGGATTGGTGGTTAGGGGGGTGttagggggggttagggttaTTAGGGGGTATTAGGGGGGATTGGTGGTTAGGGGGTGttagggggggttagggttaTTAGGGGGTATTAGGGGGTTAGGGGTATTAGGGGTGGTtgggggttaggggggttaggggtATTAGGGGGTATTAGGGGGGATTGGTGGTTAGGGGGGttagggggggttagggttaTTAGGGGGTATTAGGGGGTTAGGGGTATTAGGGGTGGTtgggggttaggggggttaggggtATTAGGGGGTATTAGGGGGGATTGGTGGTTAGGGGGTGTTAGGGTTATTAGGGGGTATTAGGGGGTTAGGGGTATTAGGGGTGGTtgggggttaggggggttaggggtATTAGGGGGTATTAGGGGGGATTGGTGGTTAGGGGGTGTTAGGGGTGTTAGGGTATTAGGGAGTATTAGGGGTTAGGGGGTGATAGGTGGTGATAGGGTATTAGGGGGTTAGGGGGGGCGTTGGGGCGTATTAGGGGGTTAGGGGGTATTAGGGGGTTAGGGGGGGTTAGGAATGGTGTTAGGGTGTATTAAGGGGTGTTAGGGGGTGTTAGGGGGTGTTGGGGGGTATTAGGGGGTTAGGGGGTGTTGGGGCGTATTAAGGGGTTAGGGGGTATTAGGGGGTGATAGGGGATGATAGGGGGTGTTGGGG
It encodes the following:
- the LOC139575156 gene encoding uncharacterized protein, which codes for MYCYSGYCNTKEQRPLGNSPLPHSSSVEVSNTEEQGPLDNSPPPHSSSVVVSNTEEQRPLDNSPRPHSSSVVVSNTEEQGPLNNSPRPHSSSVVVSNTEEQRPLNNSPPPHSSSVVVSNTEEQRPLGNSPRPHSSSVVVSNTEEQRPLGNSPPPHSSSVVVSNTEEQRPLDNSPRPHSSSVVVSNTEEQGPLNNSPRPHSSSVVVSNTEEQRPLNNSPLPHSSSVVVSNTEEQRPLNNSPLPHSSSVVVSNTEEQRPLGNSPLPHSSSVVVSNTEEQRPLDNSPLPHSSSVVVSNTEEQRPLNNSPLPHSSSVVVSNTEEQRPLNNSPPPHSSSVVVSNTEEQRPLNNSPLPHSSSVVVSNTEEQRPLNNSPPPHSSSVVVSNTEEQRPLGNSPRPHSSSVVVSNTEEQRPLDNSPLPHSSSVVVSNTEEQRPLNNSPLPHSSSVVVSNTEEQRPLDNSPLPHSSSVVVSNNEEQGPLDNSPLPHSSSVVVSNTEEQRPLDNSPLPHSSSVVVSNTEEQRPLNNSPLPHSSSVVVSNTEEQRPLDNSPLPHSSSVVVSNNEEQGPLDNSPLPHSSSVVVSNNEEQGPLDNSPLPHSSSVVVSNNEEQGPLDNSPLPHSSSVVVSNTEEQRPLNNSPRPHSSSVVVSNTEEQGPLDNSPLPHSSSVVVSNTEEQGPLDNSPLPHSSSVVVSNNEEQGPLDNSPLPHSSSVVVSNTEEQGPLDNSPLPHSSSVVVSNTEEQRPLDNSPLPHSSSVVVSNTEEQRPLDNSPLPHSSSVVVSNTEEQGPLDNSPLPHSSSVVVSNNEEQRPLDNSPLPHSSSVVVSNTEEQRPLGNSPRPHSSSVVVSNTEEQRPLGNSPLPHSSSVVVSNTEEQRPLDNSTVPSPL